GGATAACGGACGATGAAGTTCTTCATCGCAAGTTGACCCACGGGGGTAGAGGCGGAGAAGCTGTCGGTTTCGAAGTTGCCCTTTGCGGCCTCGGCGGTGAAGTGCGAACGGATGAATTCTTCCGCTTTCGCATGGTCCGGGGAGCCGATCCAGCGATGAGGTGCGACAGTGATGAATTGCTTTGTCAGCTCATAGGCGGCCTGTCCGCTGAATTTATGCGTTGCGCGGGATGCGTTTTGCGTTGCGACTTTTTGCGCGTGCGCTGAGGGCATGGTGCTGACGAGGATGAGAACAAGCAAAGACAGAAATGCGGGGATTCCTCCACTTCGCAGTCGCCTGATGACGACTGCTTCGGCCGGAATGACAACGGTGGTGGGTTCATCCGTAGCAGATCGCAGATCCTTCCCATTCGACTCGTTACATTTGCTCAGGGCAGGCTTGCCTGCGGCTTGCTCAGAATGACACGCTAAGATGCGCGAGTGTTTCGTGAACGGACGGGTGTTCATGCCGACTTCGCCTCTTTGCGGCGCGCAGGATTGAAGATCCAGGCGACGCCGACGCCGACCATATAGAGCACCAGCATGGGCATGGCGAAGAGGCACATACTGACCGGATCGGGAAGCGGGCAGATGATGGCCGCGATGATGAAGATTACGAGAATTGCATAACGAATATGGCGGATCAGGAACTTCGCATCGACAATTCCGAGGATAGAAAGGAAGAAGATGAGGATGGGAAGTTCAAAGGTGATACCGAGGCCGAGGATGACGGCGAGGAAGAAGCTAGTGTAGTCCTCGATGGTGATGATGGGATGAAAGCGGCGGCCAAAGTCGCCGATCAAGACCTTCAATGCTCCGGGAAGTACCCAGTAATATCCAAAAAAAACACCGGACATGAACAGCGCGACTGTAGCGGTCATGAATGGAACGACGTAACGTTTTTCATTCGAATACATGCCGGGCGCGATAAAGAGCCAGATCTGGTAGAGGATAAAGGGAGACGCAAGGATGGCACCGCCGACCAGCGAGGTCTTCAGGTAGAGGTTCAGTCCATCGGTCGGGTGTGTAAAGTTCAGCTGCAGGTTCAGCATGTCGATGGGTCTCGACACGACTCCGTAGAGGCGTTCATGAAACGCATACGCGATCATGAAGCCGAGCAGTAGATAGATGACAGAACGGATGAGCCGCTTGCGCAGTTCATCCAGATGCTCCATCAGGCTCATGCCTGGAAGCTCGGCGCGGTCGGTGACTGCCGCGCGAGCGCGATCGACCAGATCAGCCATGCAGTTGTGCCTCACTTACGATGTGGTCTGGAGCGTCCGGGGTATGGCCTTCTGAAGGGTCGGAGACGGAGCTGACCTGTGCTGGATCTTCGACCTGGGGGACGGAATCAAATGCTTGCGAGACGGGAAGTCCCGTTGACGGCGGCATCAGATTGAGTTCTCCGGAAGTTGCGATGGGCAGCGGAGAGGTTTCGGGGACGTCGAGCGTTTCTGCTGGAGTCTCCGTCGTACCTTCGGATGGAGATGCGATGGTATTTTCTGATCCGTCGGTAATGGCCGGCGCTTCCGGAGCGGCCGTCTCCATGGCAGCGATCTTTTTCTGCTGCTCGACTTGCTCGGATTGGCGAAGCTCTTCTTCCATCTGCATCCGAAACTCGTTGGAGGCACGGCGGAACTCACCCATCAACTTGCCTAGTTGACGCGCAAGCTCGGGCAGCTTCTTCGGACCGAAGAGGATGAGAGCCAGGATAAAGATAAAGGCGCTATCGCCGAAGCTCGGCATGATCCCCTTTATGATACGGCCTTGTTCGAAGACGAACAATGGGCGAGCAGTATCCCTTTATCGTGTTGTAAAATTGGTGATGTAAAGGCGGTTTCAAGGCGGAAGAAAAAGATGTGTCCTTCCGGCCAGGAGAACGTCCAATGTAACAAAGCGGTGAAAGCCGCTGGCAGGTCGGTAAGAAGTCTGGTTGCAACATCCCCGTGGATTGGGCAAAGGCTCAAGTGAGCCGGAGCAGCGAATCCACTGCAACTGTGCAGTGCATGCTTTCAACATCCCCGTCTCAGAGGCAAAAGACGGCGCGGAGTTTGCGCCTGACGCTTCCGTGAGACTGAAGGCGGAGTACTTTGAGCGTACTTATGGAAGAGGCCGCGGTAATGACCGCGGAGAGTGCAGTTCAGGAGTCCTGTTCCCTCGAGAACTATCTTTCGCTGCCGGACCACACCATGGACGACCGCATTGCTGCGGCGCGTGCCACGTTGGGAACCGACGTCGTTTTGCTGGGGCATCATTACCAGCGCGACGAGGTGATCCGGTTTGCCGACTACACCGGTGACAGCTACAAGCTGTCGAAGGTCGCTTCGGAGACAGATTCGAAGTACATGATCTTCTGCGGCGTTCACTTTATGGCGGAGACCGCTGATATCCTGGCGAAGCCCTGGCAACAGGTGATTCTGCCGGATCTCAACGCCGGTTGCTCGATGGCCGATATGGCCGAGATCGGACAGGTCGAAAACTGTTGGGACTCCCTGGAGCGCGTCGGGCTGACCGATGATCTGGTGCCGCTGACGTACATGAACTCAGCCGCCGCGATCAAAGCGTTCTGCGGAGAGCATGGCGGGTTGGTCTGTACTTCATCGAATGCTCGTGGAGCCTTCGAGTGGGCCTTCGCCCGTAAGCCGAAGATCCTCTTTCTTCCGGATCAGCACCTGGGGCGCAATACCGCGTTTGCGATGGGAATTCCCCTGAACGAGATGGTGGTCTGGGATCCGTATCAGATCAATGGTGGAGTCACTTCGGACCGCTTGAAGGCAGCGAAGGTGATTTTGTGGAAGGGACACTGCTCGGTGCATCAACGATTTTTGCCGGAGCATGTCGATCGCGTGCGGGCGAAGTATCCGGAGATGCAGGTGATCGTTCATCCGGAATGCCGCTGGGAGGTCTGTCAGAAGGCAGATGCGATCGGGTCTACGGAGCGCATCATTGATGTGATCGAGAAGGCTCCCGAGGGCGCAAGCTTTGCCGTAGGAACGGAGATCCATCTGGTGAACCGGATGGCAAAGCGTTTTGCTCCCCTGGGCAAGAAGGTCATTACGCTGGACGATGCCGGATGCCTTTGCACGACAATGTATCGGATTTCTCCACAGCATCTCGTATGGTCGCTGGAGAACCTTGTGCAAGGCCGTGTCGTCAACCGCATCAAGGTGGATGACGAGGTAAAGCACTGGGCAAAGGTCGCGCTGGATCGGATGCTCGAGGTTCGGTAAGGTTCCACGAGGCCAGTCGGGATAGCATTTACGATATCTTGACTGGCCTTATTTGCGATATACAGCTATGCTGTTTCCACCAAGAACGCCATTCCTCCCCAAGGTGGTTGTTGATGGCTTTTGATAACGTCAGAAGCATTCTGGGCATTCACTCTCCCCTGAGCAGCTTGAAGCTGTTGTGCGTAGCGGCGAATTTTTCTCGCCC
This portion of the Edaphobacter sp. 4G125 genome encodes:
- a CDS encoding twin-arginine translocase TatA/TatE family subunit; translation: MPSFGDSAFIFILALILFGPKKLPELARQLGKLMGEFRRASNEFRMQMEEELRQSEQVEQQKKIAAMETAAPEAPAITDGSENTIASPSEGTTETPAETLDVPETSPLPIATSGELNLMPPSTGLPVSQAFDSVPQVEDPAQVSSVSDPSEGHTPDAPDHIVSEAQLHG
- the tatC gene encoding twin-arginine translocase subunit TatC, with amino-acid sequence MADLVDRARAAVTDRAELPGMSLMEHLDELRKRLIRSVIYLLLGFMIAYAFHERLYGVVSRPIDMLNLQLNFTHPTDGLNLYLKTSLVGGAILASPFILYQIWLFIAPGMYSNEKRYVVPFMTATVALFMSGVFFGYYWVLPGALKVLIGDFGRRFHPIITIEDYTSFFLAVILGLGITFELPILIFFLSILGIVDAKFLIRHIRYAILVIFIIAAIICPLPDPVSMCLFAMPMLVLYMVGVGVAWIFNPARRKEAKSA
- the nadA gene encoding quinolinate synthase NadA codes for the protein MSVLMEEAAVMTAESAVQESCSLENYLSLPDHTMDDRIAAARATLGTDVVLLGHHYQRDEVIRFADYTGDSYKLSKVASETDSKYMIFCGVHFMAETADILAKPWQQVILPDLNAGCSMADMAEIGQVENCWDSLERVGLTDDLVPLTYMNSAAAIKAFCGEHGGLVCTSSNARGAFEWAFARKPKILFLPDQHLGRNTAFAMGIPLNEMVVWDPYQINGGVTSDRLKAAKVILWKGHCSVHQRFLPEHVDRVRAKYPEMQVIVHPECRWEVCQKADAIGSTERIIDVIEKAPEGASFAVGTEIHLVNRMAKRFAPLGKKVITLDDAGCLCTTMYRISPQHLVWSLENLVQGRVVNRIKVDDEVKHWAKVALDRMLEVR